GTCGGTAAAGAGAATTCCATGCAAAACACCGCCATAGACAGCACCACCATCCATCCCAATCTTTCCATCAGCGGTCTGCCATAATTTGGAACTCTCCATAGGCTCTCCAGTCAGATAAGTAGTTGGGGTATGTCCAAAAACAATCCCTTTTCCAGTTTTGTTTTCTGCTTCATGGAAAGGGGCTCGCAGCCAGACTTTTTGATAATCAGTCGTCTCTTGCCAATTGTCCAAGGTCAAATCAAGACCAGCATGAACAAAAATCAGCTGCTCCGTCTCCACATGAAAAGGCATTTGTCGGATAAAAGCAACCAAGTCCCCTGCTTCATTCCTGACCCGCTCGGCATCCAACACACTGTCTACTGGAGCATCCAAGGGACGGCCTAAGATCGAGTTAATGGTCGTATCCCCACCATTTCGTTTGTAATGGTTATAACGCTCCTCTGGATTGTCTAACCAGGCAAGAAACATGTATTCGTGATTACCAGACAAGCAAATAGCACCTTTGCTATCCACCAAATGCTTGACACGCTCCAGCACCGCTCGGCTATTTTCCCCGCGGTCAATTAAATCTCCTAAAAAGATCAACTGGTCCTGTTCATTCCAATGCTGGAGGACCAACTCGAGCATACCAGCTTTTCCATGGACATCTCCGATGACAAAATAGTTAGGCATCTTTCTTCCTACCCTTTCTTTAGGAGCTCCTTTGCCTGAGTGAGTGCAGCTTCTGTCACATTTTCACCCGCCAACATCTTAGCTACTTCCTCAATTCGTTCCTCAGTCGTCAAGAGACGAACACGGGATACCGTTGAGTGGTCATCGCTGATTTTTTCAATAAAGAACTGATAATCTGCAATGGCAATGACTTGTGGCAAGTGGGAAATGGCAAGAACCTGCCCATGGCTCCCAATTTTGTAAATTTTCTGGGCAATGGCTTGGGCGACACGGCCAGACACCCCTGTGTCCACCTCGTCAAAGACGATACTGGTCTTACCTTCCTTGCGTGAGAAAGCAGATTTAATCGCCAACATCAAGCGAGACAATTCTCCTCCACTAGCCACCTTAACCAAGGGTTTGAAATCCTCACCAGGGTTTGTTGAAATATAAAATTCAACCTGCTCATTTCCCTCACGACCAAATTTAGCCTTGCTAAAGCGAACCTGAAAATCAGCCTTCTCCATATAAAGGTCTTTCAATTCCTGTTTGATTTCTTGCTCCAAGCCTTCTGCCAAGAGATGACGAGCAGTAGCTAATTCTCCAGCTAGGCGAATCAATTCTTTTTCACGTTTTTTTAATTCACTTTCAAGATGCTCAGAGGAGACGTCCGTTCCTGTTAGGAGTTGGTATTCCTTGCTAATTTGCTCCAGATAGTCTAAGACATCATCGACTGTGCCTCCGTACTTACGGCTAATACTATAAAGCAAATCCAACCGCCCTTCAACCTGCATCAAGCGATTGCCATCAAAATCTAGTCCGTCAATAATCCCTTCCAAACGCTTGGTGACCTCTTCTAAGACATAGTAGGATTCTGAAAGACTGCTAGCTAGTTCCTTATAACTAGCATCAAACTCCTCAATGGACTCCAAATCATGCATGGCAGAACGGACATTGGTCAGACTGGAAAAATCTTCATTGTCTAGCATTACATAGGCATTTGCCAGCGTATCGGCAATCTGCTTATGGTTGAGCAGCTTTTCCCGCTCTTTGCTTAGTTCCGTGTCCTCGCCAGCTTGAAGACCTGCAGCCTCAATCTCTGCTATCTGGTACTCCAGCATCTCAATACGAGCTTTATTTTCCTCTTGGTTCTTCTGAATGGTCAACACTTGCTTGCGCAAGGTTTTATATGCATCAAACGCAGCCTTGTAGTCCGCCTTTAATTGAAAAAATGCCTCGTCCCCAAATTCATCGAGCATGGCAATATGGTGCTGTGGACGCATCAGCTCCTCTTGATCATGCTGGCCGTGAATATCCACTAGGTGCTGACCAACAGCTTTGAGGACCGATAAATTGACCAGCTGACCATTGATGCGGCTGATACTGCGACCATTTTGTAATATCTCACGCCGAATAATCAGCTCATCTGACACTTCTAATCCCTGTTCTTCCAAAAGGGCTCGTAAACTTCGACTTTGCTCAACCGAAAATAGGCCTTCTATCTCAGCTTTGGGCATCCCATGGCGAATGACATCCGTCGTAGCCCGACTTCCCAGCATCATATTCATGGCATCGATAATAATCGACTTCCCAGCCCCTGTTTCTCCTGTAAGGACTGTCATTCCCTGCTCAAAATTAAGGGAAATTTCCTCAATGATGGCAAAATTTTTAATGGAAATTTCAAGTAACATGGCAACCTACCAATTTTTTATTGTTTCCAAGACATCCTGTGCCTGACTTGGATCGCGTAAGATGATTAAAATCGTATCATCATCTGCTAA
The window above is part of the Streptococcus himalayensis genome. Proteins encoded here:
- a CDS encoding metallophosphoesterase, which translates into the protein MPNYFVIGDVHGKAGMLELVLQHWNEQDQLIFLGDLIDRGENSRAVLERVKHLVDSKGAICLSGNHEYMFLAWLDNPEERYNHYKRNGGDTTINSILGRPLDAPVDSVLDAERVRNEAGDLVAFIRQMPFHVETEQLIFVHAGLDLTLDNWQETTDYQKVWLRAPFHEAENKTGKGIVFGHTPTTYLTGEPMESSKLWQTADGKIGMDGGAVYGGVLHGILFTDGQIAQHYAIPNDGFRVDDD
- the recN gene encoding DNA repair protein RecN, producing the protein MLLEISIKNFAIIEEISLNFEQGMTVLTGETGAGKSIIIDAMNMMLGSRATTDVIRHGMPKAEIEGLFSVEQSRSLRALLEEQGLEVSDELIIRREILQNGRSISRINGQLVNLSVLKAVGQHLVDIHGQHDQEELMRPQHHIAMLDEFGDEAFFQLKADYKAAFDAYKTLRKQVLTIQKNQEENKARIEMLEYQIAEIEAAGLQAGEDTELSKEREKLLNHKQIADTLANAYVMLDNEDFSSLTNVRSAMHDLESIEEFDASYKELASSLSESYYVLEEVTKRLEGIIDGLDFDGNRLMQVEGRLDLLYSISRKYGGTVDDVLDYLEQISKEYQLLTGTDVSSEHLESELKKREKELIRLAGELATARHLLAEGLEQEIKQELKDLYMEKADFQVRFSKAKFGREGNEQVEFYISTNPGEDFKPLVKVASGGELSRLMLAIKSAFSRKEGKTSIVFDEVDTGVSGRVAQAIAQKIYKIGSHGQVLAISHLPQVIAIADYQFFIEKISDDHSTVSRVRLLTTEERIEEVAKMLAGENVTEAALTQAKELLKKG